The Penicillium digitatum chromosome 6, complete sequence genome has a window encoding:
- a CDS encoding DsDNA-binding protein PDCD5, putative has protein sequence MADAELEEIRRARLAQLQQQGPRGGGLAGQDGGEQAQQRRQAEAEQRASILSQILDPDAADRLGRIRLVKESRATDIENRLIMLAQSGQLRAKVTEAQLKELLGAVAENQRKEEEEHKIVISRRKGGWEDDDDDLLDL, from the exons ATGGCAGACGCAGAGTTAGAAGAG ATCCGACGAGCTCGTCTCGCTCAACTCCAGCAACAAGGACCACGCGGAGGGGGTCTAGCCGGCCAAGATGGTGGCGAGCAGGCACAACAGAGGAG ACAAGCAGAGG CTGAGCAACGCGCTTCGATCCTGTCACAAATCCTTGACCCCGACGCTGCCGATCGCCTGGGCCGTATCCGTCTCGTGAAGGAATCGCGCGCAACAGATATCGAGAACCGTCTCATCATGCTCGCCCAGTCTGGACAGTTACGGGCAAAGGTAACGGAGGCACAGCTCAAGGAGTTGTTGGGAGCTGTGGCAGAGAACCAGCGcaaagaagaggaggagcaCAAAATCGTCATCTCGCGCCGCAAAGGTGGGTgggaggatgatgatgatgatctcTTGGACCTGTGA
- a CDS encoding Exosome-associated factor Rrp47/DNA strand repair C1D, whose translation MKPAWWPGEEHQSFTEWATSNGINTNSVTPARFQGRGLGMMATRSIKKGEIVLQVPTRLMLRVEDIPSTFIDKLPEDIAVHALLAAYLTHGEQDELSEYELWRKSWPSRKDFEDSMPILWPTALGGPQLPSSREDALTDSEQPSLLPASISGHWNSLQPGPKTRKYSSDYQNILSQQAQRIRKAWTDVISAFPDTNWEKFSYYWLIVNTRSFYWLGEGQETPEDPNDAMGLVPFADYFNHADVARDVKFDANTYEFRATKDYEEGDEVFMNYGSHPNDTLLAEYGFFLDVNESDSIYLDDIIFRDIHSAGQQEELWLNQYYGNYQVTPHGPCYRTEVAACLSYMKEEDWRNHVLEGQSQGLDESRSEATIKRWILTYAAEADATVTVLQKAMELDATVKAHRPKAEMLLRRWRQIKDLCDRAAKTVSI comes from the exons ATGAAGCCAGCATGGTGGCCCGGAGAAGAGCATCAGTCCTTTACTGAATGGGCAACCTCCAATGGCATAAATACCAACTCGGTGACCCCAGCCCGGTTCCAAGGACGTGGTCTGGGAATGATGGCCACCCGGAGCATCAAA AAAGGAGAAATTGTACTCCAAGTGCCGACACGGTTGATGCTTAGGGTTGAAGATATCCCTTCTACCTTCATCGACAAACTCCCAGAAGACATTGCTGTACACGCACTTCTAGCAGCATACCTTACGCACGGTGAACAAGATGAACTGTCAGAATACGAGCTATGGCGCAAGTCATGGCCCAGCCGAAAAGACTTCGAAGACAGCATGCCGATCCTCTGGCCAACCGCCCTGGGAGGGCCGCAGTTGCCCAGCAGTAGAGAGGACGCCTTGACTGACTCGGAGCAGCCAAGTCTTCTTCCGGCGTCAATTTCAGGGCACTGGAATAGTCTTCAGCCAGGCCCAAAGACGAGGAAATACAGCTCAGACTACCAAAATATTCTTTCGCAGCAGGCCCAGCGCATACGCAAAGCATGGACGGACGTCATTTCTGCCTTCCCTGATACCAACTGGGAGAAATTCTCATACTACTGGCTGATTGTGAACACCAGGAGTTTCTACTGGCTTGGCGAGGGACAGGAAACACCGGAAGACCCCAACGATGCGATGGGGCTGGTGCCTTTTGCTGATTACTTCAATCATGCGGATGTTGCT CGGGATGTTAAATTTGATGCGAATACGTATGAATTTCGCGCTACGAAAGATTATGAGGAGGGTGATGAAGTATTCATGAACTATGGCAGTCACCCGAATGACACTTTACTAGCAGAAT ATGGCTTCTTCCTTGATGTGAATGAATCGGATTCGATCTATCTTGATGATATAATTTTCCGGGACATCCATTCCGCCGGGCAGCAAGAGGAGTTGTGGCTGAATCAGTATTATGG TAACTACCAAGTCACTCCCCATGGACCCTGTTACCGCACAGAGGTCGCTGCATGCCTGAGTTATATGAAGGAAGAGGATTGGCGGAACCATGTTCTTGAAGGCCAATCACAAGGCTTGGATGAGAGCCGATCCGAGGCCACCATCAAGAGGTGGATTTTGACATATGCCGCAGAAGCAGATGCAACTGTAACGGTGCTGCAGAAGGCCATGGAACTCGATGCCACAGTCAAAGCACATCGTCCCAAAGCAGAGATGCTGCTGAGACGATGGAGGCAGATCAAGGATCTCTGCGACCGTGCGGCCAAAACTGTCTCTATATAG
- a CDS encoding Ubiquinone biosynthesis protein coq4, mitochondrial, with translation MSVLGRRGAIELRVFAASSNLSAASALRPFSVLNRPPPNYPGHVPLTTFERGALALGSAIGSLINPRRADLIAALGEATATPFFIYRLRDAMLSDPTGRRILRDRPRITSQTLKMSHLRTLPENSVGRTYAKWLDREGVSPDTRDNVKYIDNEECAYVMQRYRECHDFYHAVTGLPIFVEGELALKALEFLNTLLPMTGLSLFAFVRMKPAEKERFLSLHLPWAIRSGLGSKEFINVYWEEVLEKDVDELRAELNIERPPDLREIRKMIRQQQKREKERQQQALN, from the exons ATGTCAGTACTTGGGAGACGTGGGGCAATTGAACTTCGAGTTTTTGCTGCCAGCTCAAACCTATCAGCTGCAAGCGCTCTGCGGCCCTTTTCCGTTCTGAATCGCCCACCACCAAACTACCCTGGCCATGTTCCATTGACTACTTTTGAACGCGGGGCTCTTGCTCTAGGATCGGCAATTGGATCCCTCATCAACCCTAGAAGAGCGG ATCTCATTGCAGCCTTAGGCGAAGCCACTGCGACACCATTTTTTATATACCGACTACGCGATGCCATGCTCTCGGATCCAACAGGGCGCCGCATTCTCCGCGATCGCCCTCGAATCACATCCCAAACCCTCAAAATGAGCCATCTCCGCACGCTCCCTGAGAATTCCGTCGGCCGGACATACGCCAAATGGCTAGACCGCGAGGGCGTATCCCCCGACACGCGAGATAACGTTAAGTACATCGACAACGAAGAATGTGCATATGTCATGCAACGATACCGCGAATGCCACGACTTCTATCACGCAGTAACGGGTCTACCGATCTTTGTAGAGGGCGAGCTGGCTCTCAAGGCACTGGAGTTCCTGAACACACTTCTGCCCATGACGGGGCTGAGTCTATTCGCCTTTGTGCGGATGAAGCCCGCTGAGAAAGAGCGGTTCCTCTCGTTACATCTCCCGTGGGCTATTCGCAGCGGGCTGGGGAGCAAGGAATTTATCAATGTTTATTGGGAGGAGGTGTTGGAGAAGGATGTGGACGAGCTTAGAGCTGAACTGAATATCGAGCGTCCGCCGGATCTGAGAGAGATTCGGAAGATGATTCGGCAGCAGCAAAAACGGGAAAAAGAGAGGCAGCAGCAAGCTTTGAACTGA
- a CDS encoding Pre-mRNA splicing factor, putative: protein MEFSNGNTPHPEGSEGSLKPPEGMVLPPKDIRKAIETTASYVVRHKGTFEDRIRQKEKNNYKFSFLTPGDAYEPYYQWYTAEYKAGRVSGPAGRAGEATAAAVPEKPKGPPEPASFHFSARMPIINAQDLDVVKHTALFVAKRGKSFMTALSQREARNFQFDFLRPQHSLYQFFTRLVDQYTILLRAEGIDDATSSKRRIAELEQNAKNKFHVMERAKQRAEWVKYQRQQKQEKEEKSEQERIEYAQIDWHDFVVVETVEFTEHDDHADLPPPTSANDLQSASLEQRAALSLSTRRIEEAMPTGLDEPVYYNAYPVHPAPMHAPQPPVSPYPAGPYPAAGQYTNPEEDQRIREQTQARDQVAAAQAAAQAGPGQQPMRIRSDYVPRAQARRLQPQMAICPYCKQKVPSNELDEHIRIELLDPRWKEQRAKAEARSATTNLSTVDVVNNLKRLASQRSDVFDPSPLESEEETRRKRLAMGIDGSAGPQHPNPAVQNPNPQSMNIEDQLRHIHQLAKK, encoded by the coding sequence ATGGAATTTTCAAATGGGAACACACCTCACCCAGAGGGGTCTGAGGGGTCTCTAAAGCCTCCGGAGGGCATGGTTCTTCCTCCCAAGGACATCCGAAAAGCCATCGAGACCACAGCAAGCTATGTCGTTCGCCATAAAGGTACTTTCGAAGACCGTATCCGCCAGAAGGAAAAGAACAACTACAAATTTTCCTTCCTAACCCCTGGAGATGCCTATGAGCCCTACTATCAATGGTACACAGCCGAGTACAAAGCAggccgagtatcaggacCTGCAGGACGAGCTGGCGAAGCTACCGCCGCCGCGGTACCCGAAAAGCCCAAGGGGCCACCTGAACCGGCTTCGTTCCACTTCTCGGCGCGCATGCCTATTATCAATGCACAGGATCTGGACGTGGTCAAACACACAGCGTTATTTGTCGCGAAGCGGGGGAAGTCATTCATGACTGCGCTGTCGCAGCGCGAGGCCAGAAATTTCCAATTCGACTTCTTACGGCCACAGCATAGTCTCTACCAATTCTTCACGCGATTGGTCGACCAGTACACTATCTTGCTTCGCGCGGAGGGAATCGACGACGCGACTTCATCTAAGAGAAGAATTGCAGAATTGGAGCAAAATGCAAAGAACAAATTCCACGTCATGGAGCGTGCCAAGCAGCGGGCGGAATGGGTGAAATACCAACGGCAACAGAAgcaagagaaggaagagaaaagtGAACAGGAGCGTATTGAATACGCCCAGATCGACTGGCACGACTTCGTCGTGGTCGAGACCGTCGAGTTCACCGAGCACGACGACCACGCGGACTTGCCACCCCCGACCTCCGCCAATGATCTGCAGTCCGCTTCCCTCGAGCAAAGAGCAGCACTTTCCCTCAGCACACGACGCATCGAGGAAGCGATGCCGACCGGTCTCGATGAACCCGTCTACTACAACGCCTACCCAGTCCACCCCGCACCCATGCACGCCCCCCAACCTCCAGTCTCGCCCTACCCAGCAGGCCCCTACCCCGCAGCAGGCCAGTATACCAACCCAGAAGAGGACCAGCGCATCCGCGAGCAGACCCAAGCTCGCGATCAAGTCGCCGCCGCCCAAGCAGCAGCCCAAGCCGGCCCAGGCCAACAGCCAATGCGCATCCGCTCAGACTACGTGCCCCGAGCTCAGGCCCGCCGACTACAACCCCAGATGGCGATCTGCCCTTACTGCAAACAGAAAGTGCCCTCCAACGAACTGGATGAGCACATCCGTATCGAGCTGCTCGATCCGCGCTGGAAAGAGCAGCGTGCGAAGGCCGAAGCCCGGAGTGCCACCACCAACCTCTCTACCGTCGACGTGGTCAACAACCTCAAGCGTCTTGCAAGTCAACGTAGCGACGTCTTCGATCCTTCTCCCCTCGAGTCGGAGGAGGAAACTCGCCGCAAGAGACTGGCTATGGGTATCGATGGCTCGGCTGGCCCCCAGCACCCGAACCCTGCCGTGCAGAATCCCAACCCTCAGAGCATGAATATCGAAGACCAGCTCAGACACATTCATCAGCTTGCCAAGAAATGA
- a CDS encoding Protein mannosyltransferase 1, whose protein sequence is MAQKAKDTLAVRPQSRGRRSPSRSPKPKSRKPLPAPQTYASEGVKNNDIFKLPGSDYKLIVLVTLIATAVRLFRIYQPTSVVFDEVHFGGFASKYIKGKFFMDVHPPLAKLLLTLAGWLAGFDGNFDFKDIGKDYLEPGVPYVAMRMLPAILGVLTVPLMFLTLKVTGCQTSTSLLGAGLVIFDNALVTQSRLILLDSPLIFFTALTALAFSCFTNQQELGPAYAFRGLWWFWLVLTGLSLGATLSVKWVGLFTMAWVGSLTVLQLWVLLGDAKNVTPRLWLKHFFSRVFCLIFIPLGFYLAMFAIHFTCLVNPGEGDGFMSSEFQATLNSKSMQDVPADVSFGSRISLRHLNTQGGYLHSHPHMYPTGSKQQQITLYPHKDENNVFLLENSTQPLGPYGEVEGAFAWDNLTAPGFIEDGSTIRLYHVITHRRIHSHDERPPVTEADWQYEVSAYGYEGFPGDANDLWRVEIVKSMSETPESKKRLRTIQSKFRLVHVMTGCVLFSHKVKLPEWGWEQQEVTCAKGGTLPNSVWYIESNQHPAMAPDAERVNYRNPGFLGKFWELQKVMWTTNAGLVESHAWDSRPPSWPTLLRGINFWGKDNRQIYLLGNPLIWWSTTLAVGIYLVFKALSIVRWQRSCGDYKHASFKRFDYEVGTSVLGWFFHYFPFYLMARQLFLHHYLPALYFAIMVLCQEIDFLTSRLKSLGLASRPLIGKALMVIFMGFSVVVFTLYAPLVYGNPWTRDACNQAKLLRSWDFDCGNFHTDLSQYITQYVPSLPPAAAPTIAAQAPPQPPPVQAQEPAPAPAGEDIQDLEPAAVTAPKIKGTMARVEYRDQNGKVLDENMVASLRSEGKVKFETRYEPGRPMENAHDVPVVDGQLAPPHPDVQGQNPETGSAAVDSVPPESPASVAEGNERSVEQSSSMEAKPASEGNEATR, encoded by the exons ATGGCACAGAAAGCAAAGGACACACTGGCCGTACGGCCGCAGAGCCGGGGTAGGCGCTCGCCTAGTCGGTCTCCCAAACCCAAGAGCCGCAAGCCTTTGCCGGCGCCTCAGACGTATGCCTCGGAAGGTGTGAAGAACAATGATATCTTCAAACTCCCCGGCTCGGACTATAAGCTTATTGTACTGGTGACTCTGATCGCCACGGCTGTTCGCCTATTCAGAATCTATCAGCCTACCAGTGTGGTCTTTGATGAAGTCCA CTTCGGTGGATTTGCTTCGAAATACATCAAGGGAAAATTCTTCATGGATGTGCACCCCCCGCTAGCTAAATTGCTACTAACGCTGGCTGGCTGGCTTGCTGGATTCGACGGAAACTTCGACTTCAAGGATATTGGCAAGGATTATTTGGAGCCTGGTGTGCCCTATGTGGCAATGCGCATGCTTCCAGCGATCCTGGGTGTTCTGACTGTCCCATTGATGTTTCTCACCCTCAAAGTTACCGGGTGCCAAACCTCGACTTCACTCTTAGGTGCTGGTCTTGTTATCTTTGACAACGCTTTGGTCACTCAGTCCCGTCTGATTCTGCTCGACTCCCCGTTGATTTTCTTTACCGCACTGACGGCTTTAGCCTTCAGTTGCTTCACCAACCAACAAGAGCTGGGACCGGCCTACGCCTTCCGCGGTCTATGGTGGTTCTGGCTAGTGCTTACAGGTCTTTCTCTTGGCGCAACTCTGAGTGTGAAGTGGGTAGGTCTCTTCACTATGGCTTGGGTTGGATCCCTCACGGTTCTCCAGTTGTGGGTACTGTTGGGCGATGCTAAAAATGTCACACCG CGTTTATGGCTCAAGCATTTCTTCTCCCGTGTGTTCTGCCTCATTTTTATACCTCTAGGCTTCTACCTTGCGATGTTTGCTATTCACTTTACATGCCTGGTCAACCCCGGAGAGGGTGACGGCTTCATGTCATCGGAATTCCAGGCAACTTTGAACTCAAAGTCTATGCAAGACGTTCCCGCGGATGTCTCATTTGGATCTCGTATCAGCCTCCGCCATCTGAACACGCAGGGCGGTTATCTGCACTCCCACCCTCACATGTATCCCACGGGTAGTAAGCAGCAGCAAATTACGCTCTATCCTCACAAGGATGAAAACAACGTGTTCCTCTTGGAGAACTCTACTCAGCCTCTAGGACCTTATGGAGAGGTCGAGGGTGCATTCGCCTGGGATAACTTAACTGCTCCTGGTTTTATTGAGGATGGTTCGACTATCCGACTTTACCACGTGATCACTCACCGTAGAATTCACTCGCATGATGAACGACCTCCGGTGACCGAGGCTGACTGGCAGTATGAGGTCTCTGCCTACGGATACGAAGGCTTCCCTGGTGATGCTAACGACTTATGGAGGGTTGAGATTGTTAAGTCCATGTCTGAGACCCCGGAGTCTAAGAAGCGCCTGCGGACTATCCAATCCAAGTTCAGGCTGGTGCACGTCATGACTGGGTGCGTCCTGTTTTCTCACAAGGTCAAGCTTCCGGAGTGGGGATGGGAGCAACAGGAAGTGACATGCGCAAAGGGTGGTACCCTTCCAAATAGCGTTTGGTACATCGAGTCCAACCAGCACCCTGCCATGGCCCCTGATGCCGAGCGAGTCAACTACCGGAACCCTGGATTCCTGGGCAAATTCTGGGAATTACAAAAAGTTATGTGGACCACAAATGCAGGCTTGGTTGAGTCCCACGCCTGGGATTCTCGCCCGCCCTCCTGGCCTACCCTCCTTCGTGGCATCAACTTCTGGGGCAAAGACAACCGCCAAATTTACCTCCTCGGAAACCCGCTTATTTGGTGGTCGACCACTCTCGCCGTTGGAATCTATCTTGTTTTCAAGGCTCTCTCTATTGTTCGGTGGCAGCGAAGCTGTGGTGATTACAAGCACGCTTCGTTCAAGCGTTTTGACTACGAGGTTGGTACCAGCGTTTTGGGCTGGTTCTTCCACTATTTCCCATTCTACCTTATGGCGCGCCAGCTGTTTTTGCACCACTATCTCCCCGCCCTTTACTTCGCCATTATGGTCCTCTGCCAGGAAATTGACTTCCTTACAAGCCGCCTTAAGAGCCTGGGACTGGCGTCGAGGCCCCTGATTGGTAAGGCTCTGATGGTAATCTTCATGGGTTTTAGCGTTGTTGTATTCACCCTCTACGCCCCCCTCGTATATGGCAACCCCTGGACTAGGGATGCCTGCAACCAGGCAAAACTGCTCAGATCCTGGGATTTCGACTGCGGCAACTTCCACACCGAC TTGAGCCAATACATTACTCAATACGTGCCGAGCCTGCCACCCGCGGCTGCTCCTACAATCGCAGCTCAAGCACCGCCCCAGCCGCCACCAGTCCAGGCCCAAGAGCCTGCGCCTGCGCCTGCAGGCGAGGATATCCAAGATCTAGAACCAGCGGCCGTCACCGCACCCAAGATCAAGGGCACCATGGCGCGCGTTGAGTACCGCGACCAGAACGGCAAGGTTCTTGACGAGAACATGGTAGCCTCGCTCCGATCAGAAGGTAAAGTAAAGTTTGAGACTCGCTACGAGCCTGGTCGGCCTATGGAGAATGCCCACGACGTTCCCGTCGTCGATGGCCAGCTGGCGCCCCCGCACCCAGATGTGCAGGGCCAGAATCCTGAAACTGGCAGCGCCGCTGTGGACTCCGTGCCCCCTGAAAGCCCTGCCTCTGTGGCCGAAGGCAACGAGCGCTCTGTTGAGCAGTCAAGCTCCATGGAGGCCAAGCCTGCCAGTGAGGGTAATGAAGCCACTAGATAA
- a CDS encoding GDP/GTP exchange factor Sec2p, putative: MADLIAFHTTHHSFFSPSKMIPRNAHKRSLSSEHRSLSPDRTVVKAKSTTDLSDSAFSHGTQNSGFDERSFSTLQDPRLMVGPEVSESTSSSHHPDLSNEVAALSVKLIQAINNQTDLDDSLIATRQELELAQGKIQALEFQNEKYRRDIDNKVYIKKFDSDREIALLRDALAKETIQRLAAEKGRKNIEQEVETLTAALFEEANKMVAAAKIEREVVEKKNEQLRSQVKDTELLLASHQDQLAELKSVMQAMNLHKDDIDSRATITPPSPDQLSQAQGSSHHETELEPVPILIDSPEELTPGSSSSFPQHLRMVCRTDLQAYEDFRDLLALSRSSKPPSRAANGPYGGLNMMSLASFASGGSPSSTSSPSRVFTHSPNGSMSSTTGSNFSLKETRFYKRVLMEDIEPTLRLDLAPGISWLTRRTVLSGICEGSLVVEPMPLSAKKFEFPCSVCGERRPGTPNERTHRFRTSDSETAQRYSLCILCLERVRSCCEFTGYLRLILDGHLRAGDTEEEKEIWDETIRLRERMFWSRVGGGIVPLCNRPSEPEAEPVSTESINGTVEDDDDRYLHPVDVTYLESRIEEVSVTDQLTPETPTTASPTGHITPPDLPLLPSSIYDKDEAASFSGSERKRVSIDSVASVYEEASADVYANSTALALNEPSIIQSRETDTDTDIAQPSATAPALNESSIIQSRETDTNTDTDTDIAQPNPMG, encoded by the exons ATGGCCGA TTTAATTGCCTTTCATACCACCCATCATAGCTTCTTCTCCCCATCGAAAATGATTCCGCGCAATGCCCATAAGAGGTCGCTCTCCTCTGAACACCGGTCATTATCTCCTGACCGAACTGTCGTCAAAGCGAAATCCACCACCGATCTCTCAGACAGCGCTTTTTCTCATGGAACGCAAAACTCCGGATTCGATGAGAGAAGTTTCAGCACCTTGCAGGACCCGCGATTGATGGTCGGGCCGGAGGTCTCAGAATCAACGTCATCATCTCACCACCCTGATTTGAGCAACGAAGTAGCAGCATTATCCGTGAAATTGATCCAGGCCATCAACAACCAAACAGACCTCGATGATAGCCTGATTGCTACCCGGCAGGAGCTGGAGCTAGCTCAGGGCAAGATCCAAGCTCTGGAGTTCCAAAATGAGAAGTATCGGCGAGACATTGATAACAAAGTTTACATCAAAAAGTTCGACTCTGATCGCGAAATCGCGCTATTACGGGATGCATTAGCGAAAGAAACAATCCAGCGTCTCGCTGCAGAGAAGGGCAGGAAGAACATTGAGCAGGAAGTGGAAACGCTTACTGCGGCTCTCTTTGAAGAAGCGAACAAG ATGGTGGCTGCTGCTAAGATCGAGCGGGAGGTGgtggagaagaagaatgagCAGTTGCGTTCACAAGTCAAAGACACCGAGTTGCTCCTGGCATCACACCAGGACCAGCTTGCCGAGCTCAAGTCCGTCATGCAAGCGATGAACCTTCACAAAGATGATATCGACAGCCGTGCTACTATCACACCACCATCCCCGGATCAGCTCTCACAAGCGCAAGGTTCTAGTCACCACGAGACAGAGCTTGAACCCGTTCCTATATTGATTGACAGCCCCGAGGAGCTCACCCCGGGCTCTTCCTCTAGTTTCCCACAGCACCTTCGTATGGTATGCCGGACGGATCTACAGGCTTATGAGGACTTCCGCGATCTGCTAGCACTCTCTCGGAGCTCTAAACCCCCTAGCCGTGCTGCCAATGGGCCATATGGAGGTCTGAACATGATGAGTCTGGCAAGCTTTGCCAGTGGAGGATCTCCATCGTCGACCTCATCACCCTCTAGAGTGTTTACCCATTCCCCCAATGGGAGCATGTCCTCCACAACGGGATCGAATTTTTCCTTGAAGGAAACTCGCTTCTACAAGCGGGTGCTTATGGAGGATATTGAACCGACATTAAGACTAGATCTAGCGCCGGGGATCTCGTGGTTGACACGGCGTACTGTTCTAAGCGGAATCTGCGAAGGCAGTCTTGTCGTGGAGCCAATGCCCCTTTCAGCCAAGAAATTCGAATTCCCCTGCTCCGTCTGTGGCGAGCGAAGACCCGGTACGCCTAACGAGCGAACCCATCGTTTCCGAACGTCAGATAGTGAGACCGCTCAAAGGTACTCACTTTGTATTCTGTGCTTGGAAAGAGTGCGCTCGTGTTGCGAGTTCACTGGCTACTTGCGTCTCATTCTTGATGGACATCTTCGGGCTGGCGAtaccgaagaagaaaaggaaatttGGGATGAGACTATCCGCCTCCGAGAGAGGATGTTCTGGTCCCGCGTCGGAGGAGGCATTGTTCCATTGTGCAATCGCCCAAGCGAACCAGAGGCGGAGCCAGTCAGCACAGAGTCTATTAATGGCACCGTCGAGGACGACGATGATCGTTATCTCCATCCTGTGGACGTAACTTACCTCGAGTCCAGGATAGAGGAAGTATCAGTGACGGATCAACTAACACCGGAGACGCCAACCACCGCATCCCCTACTGGGCACATAACCCCGCCCGATCTTCCTCTACTTCCAAGTTCTATCTATGACAAGGACGAGGCTGCCTCCTTCAGTGGCTCGGAACGAAAGCGAGTTTCTATCGACTCAGTAGCAAGCGTTTATGAAGAAGCTAGCGCTGACGTGTATGCCAACTCCACGGCGCTTGCTCTTAACGAGCCCTCGATCATTCAGAGTCGAGAGACAGACACAGACACAGACATCGCCCAACCCAGTGCCACAGCACCTGCTCTCAATGAGTCCTCGATCATTCAGAGTCGAGAGACAGACACAAATACAGACACAGATACAGACATCGCACAACCCAATCCAATGGGTTGA
- a CDS encoding 2-dehydropantoate 2-reductase, putative, with product MQSTFWSRSSWRTGIPGACFRSRFQVYGGPSTRFISTWKEELHEVNHDTKALLSGRVHILGMGNLGCFFAHSLATRRSPPPITICLHNDYLYQAFVRKRGQISVSTHGLDDVRTGFDVETVDEEGRWYTMPPVDNRPSPFNSESPPDNGPIECLIICTKAHHTELAIKDISHRLTKDSTICLVHNGMGVLDSINQNVFPDPNNRPHYIQAVFSHGLGRNDSFKISHLGVGTTILSPVGDPSIPPTTPEADHTWAPSTKYLLRLLTLTPPLVAVADTPAGLLQYQLEKLAVNCVINPLTALSDCTNGEILYSFSFTRVMRLLLFEISAVICALPELQGIPGIEDRFSPERLRRLVVNIASNTAKNHSSMQQDINQRRLTEIEYFNGWIVRRGEELGIKCALNYMIKHLVAAKAATHRSREAGAIPLDLDNVISTNEPPI from the coding sequence ATGCAGTCTACATTTTGGTCTCGCTCTTCATGGCGGACTGGTATTCCTGGTGCCTGTTTTCGGTCCCGATTCCAGGTCTATGGTGGGCCAAGTACACGATTCATCTCAACATGGAAGGAAGAGTTGCATGAGGTCAACCATGATACAAAAGCCCTTCTGTCAGGAAGAGTGCACATCCTCGGAATGGGTAATCTAGGTTGTTTCTTTGCTCACTCTTTAGCCACGAGACGGTCACCGCCTCCAATCACAATCTGCTTGCACAATGACTATCTCTACCAGGCCTTTGTTCGGAAAAGGGGACAAATTTCTGTCAGCACCCATGGCCTTGATGATGTCAGAACAGGATTTGATGTTGAAACAGTGGATGAAGAGGGAAGATGGTACACAATGCCGCCTGTTGACAACCGGCCCTCGCCATTCAATTCTGAGTCTCCGCCAGATAATGGTCCCATTGAATGCCTAATCATTTGCACCAAGGCGCATCACACGGAGCTTGCCATTAAAGATATTAGTCACCGCCTGACGAAAGACTCGACTATCTGTCTTGTCCATAATGGCATGGGAGTACTCGACTCCATCAATCAAAATGTTTTCCCCGATCCTAACAATCGACCACATTACATCCAGGCAGTCTTCAGCCATGGTCTGGGTAGGAACGACTCGTTCAAAATTTCACATTTGGGAGTTGGGACCACAATCCTTAGCCCGGTTGGAGATCCCAGCATCCCTCCCACGACGCCAGAAGCTGACCATACGTGGGCGccatccacaaaatatcttCTACGCCTGTTGACTCTCACTCCGCCCTTGGTCGCCGTGGCTGATACGCCAGCGGGTCTATTACAATATCAACTTGAGAAATTGGCAGTGAACTGCGTGATCAATCCTCTGACTGCCCTGAGCGACTGCACCAATGGTGAAATCCTCTATTCGTTTAGTTTCACCCGTGTCATGCGGCTGCTACTCTTTGAGATTTCTGCTGTGATTTGTGCTCTTCCTGAACTGCAAGGTATCCCGGGGATCGAAGATCGCTTCTCTCCAGAACGCCTGCGTCGTTTGGTCGTCAATATCGCGAGCAACACGGCCAAGAACCACAGCTCGATGCAGCAAGACATCAACCAGAGGAGATTGACAGAGATTGAATACTTCAACGGATGGATTGTGCGTCGCGGTGAAGAACTGGGTATCAAATGCGCACTCAACTACATGATCAAGCATTTGGTCGCTGCCAAAGCAGCTACCCATCGGAGCCGAGAAGCTGGCGCTATTCCCCTCGATCTCGACAATGTCATCTCTACCAATGAACCTCCCATTTAA